From the Streptomyces sp. NBC_00390 genome, the window AGGGCTCTTGCCGCTGGTGACGGCTGAAGAAGGCCACGCCGAGCGTGATGCCGCGGGCACGCATCGGCACCACCATCACCGAGTGTGGCCCCACGTCGCGGATCCATGCGGCCTGGGGGTCCTGGGCCGCCCACCGGGCGATGGCGGGGTCGCTCCCCTCGTAAAGGGCGCCATGTCCTTGGGCCACGCACTGGGCCACAGGTGACAGCGCCGGGTAGAGGGTCTTTCCTCCCGCCGCGAGCCAGGACGCGGGGCTGTCCTCAAGGACCGACCGCACAGCGGTACGGGCCATGGTTATGGGCCCTGCCGACGGGACGGGGGGCGGCCTGTCGCCGTGCTGGGGGGCATCCAGCAGGTCGACGGCGGCGAAGTCCGCGAGCTGGGGGACGGCGACGTCGGCCAGTTCCTGCGCGGTGCGCCGGATGTCCGAGGTGGTGCCGATGCGGGCGTCGGCGTCGTTCAGCAGGAGCATCCGCTGCCGGGCGAGGTTCTCCCCGGACCTGGAGTGCGCCGTCAGGCACACGGCGAGCACCCGGCCGCCGGAGTCTTTCAGCGGGGCGAGGGAGGTCGACCAGCCGCGCTCCGCGCTGACACCCGTGGGCCCGATGTAGGCCTCCACGTGCTGCTGCTCGCCGCTCTCCAGTGCCAGGCGCATCCTCGTCTCGGCCTCCTGGCTCACGGGATGCGGCGCGATTTCCGGCAGGCGCAGCCCGCGCATCTGGCCCTCGGTGAAAGAAAGCGCACGCTCCATGCCGGCGTTGGCCCGCAACAGCCGCAGGTCCGCATCGAAGACCGCCAGGATGCCGGGGAACTGGCGAAACACCCATTCACTCAGCGCCTCGCCCCCGGGCGTGCGCGCCTCGCCCGCCACGGCCGACACCACGAGCCACTCGGTGACCGAGCCGGGCGATGTCCGGCGGTGCGCGAGCAGTCCCCGCTGAAGCCGGTGGCCGTCCCGGTGCCGCAGCGCCACGGTGCCGCTCCACCTCTCCCGCCCGGCCGTATCCGGCCGCGCACTCTCGCCGACGTCATCGGCGAGCAGCCGGGCAGCGGCCTGCCCCACGACCTCCGAGTGCACGTAGCCGAGCAGCCGCCGGGCACCTTCGCTCCACTCCGTCACGATGCCCTGCTCATTGATGGTGGCCGTGGCCGTGTATGCCGACTCGGGGGAGGCGTCCGACTCGTTCGGCCGCTCACCAGAAGGGGTGGGAAGTCGCTCCATCGCCGCTCATCTCGCCGTTCGGGAACCTGCACGGCCGGGGCCCTCCTGACAAGCATGATCCTGAGGGGCACGGAGCACCAAC encodes:
- a CDS encoding SpoIIE family protein phosphatase, whose protein sequence is MERLPTPSGERPNESDASPESAYTATATINEQGIVTEWSEGARRLLGYVHSEVVGQAAARLLADDVGESARPDTAGRERWSGTVALRHRDGHRLQRGLLAHRRTSPGSVTEWLVVSAVAGEARTPGGEALSEWVFRQFPGILAVFDADLRLLRANAGMERALSFTEGQMRGLRLPEIAPHPVSQEAETRMRLALESGEQQHVEAYIGPTGVSAERGWSTSLAPLKDSGGRVLAVCLTAHSRSGENLARQRMLLLNDADARIGTTSDIRRTAQELADVAVPQLADFAAVDLLDAPQHGDRPPPVPSAGPITMARTAVRSVLEDSPASWLAAGGKTLYPALSPVAQCVAQGHGALYEGSDPAIARWAAQDPQAAWIRDVGPHSVMVVPMRARGITLGVAFFSRHQRQEPFGSDDLWLAEELTAKAAVSIHNASRSTRGRTTTMTLQRSLLPHALPDQAALEIASRYLPSTTQAGVGGDWFDVIGLSGARVALVVGDVVGHGMRASATMGRLRTAVRTLADVDLPPDELLTHLDDLVIHLSADEGGTEGAAETAGGIGTTCLYAVYDPVSRRCTFARAGHPPPAVVTPDGAVRFLDVPAGPPLGLGGLPFEAFETELPEGSLLALYTDGLLEARDHDIDEALDKMFQALAHPAQTLDTVCDRVLAAMLTHRPDDDIALLIARTRALHADRVAAWDLASDPAIVAQARKNVTDQLTIWGLDDAAFITELTVSELVTNAIRYGQPPIQLRLIHADSTLICEVFDSSNTSPHMRRARTFDEGGRGLLLVAQLAHRWGIRHSEIGKTVWSEQSLSGN